aaaaaaattaatcacagagcactaatggcataggggatacttcaagtggtttgtgagtggaaagataaatttTGAGAACCGCTGTgttaaacctttccctggaactcagcttCTTAAGTCGcaacaacatccttgtgaattttctctgcgctctttcaatcttattggaaCGCAACCTTCCTTCTTCTGGACTTGATTGCCGTGCGCCGGCTGAATGCCTTCTATGCCGCCCAGTGCCTCCACCTTCAGATAACCCaataatcccccccaccccaaggtcTCTGCTTTTGCATTCAACACAAAGGCAGGCGTAGCCCAATGCTTTCTCCACTGCCCTGTCTATCTTTTGGTGAGTGCTGTCAATTGGGCAAAGGGCTCTTTCAGTGCAGTCCCTGAGTTTAACATCAATGGCCCCGCCAAATTCaagttttgtttttttcccctggattgtcctggccggttgcatcactgtgtgggacggttgctgcagggaaatgctcatggtcaatccacaggactatcaGAGAAGGGAGCGGATCACTGgaacctccctctctcccccccatttGATCTAactggatcattgtctgaagaggccatgcaaaatccttgaggaccccttccaccccacacacagcattgtccagctgctcccgtcaggaaagggatacaggaggatcagagccagcaccaggctgaggaacagcttcttcccacgggcagtgagaatgctgaacaaccaaaggcaCTAACCATCCaacactctcatatttacaaaatattatttatttgtatatatgaatacgtgtcctgcatgtgtacttcttgtctgtatgtgcattatgtctggtcgtgtgtctgtgcattttgtaccgaggactggagaaagctgttttgtcaggttgtatttgtttACTTTATTCAGGATTCGCTCCTCTTACAGgacagaaggggagagagaggcatCACGCTCAGCTCTTGACAACACGAACCCCCCAATGGTGGGTGGGGTAAGATGGCGAAAGAGCTTCCTGCTGGACCCAGTGCCCATGAGGGGCAAGGAAGGTGGAGGTGGATGGGAGGAGAGCGCTGGACCCAGCAACTGCGaggggtgaggaggagggggggggggggaagagcgcCGTACCCAGTGACTGCGAGGAAGGTGAGGGTGGGAGAAGAGCGCCGGACCCAGTGACATCaaggaggagggtgggaagagaGCTGCAAGAAAGCAGCTgaaccaaccccacccccccctcaggTATGTGAGCGCTGGTGCACGGACAGAGAGGACGAGGTGCTGAAGGACTTGGCACACAGCGGGCACTGGAAGGGCCGCTCGCCTGAATGGATGCGGCGGTGGTTGAGCAGGCTGGAGGACTGAGCGAAGGCCTTGTCGCAGGTCTCGCACTTGAAGGGCCGCTCACCGGTGTGGGTGCGCTGGTGGTTGAGCAGGGTGGAGAGCTGGGTGAAGGAGCGTCCGCACGCCTCGCAGTGGTGGGGCTTCTCGCCCAGGTGGATGCGCTGGTGGTTGAGCAGGGTGGAGAGCTGGGTGAAGGAGCGGTCACACAGCTCGCACTGGAAGGGCCTCTCGCCAGTGTGGGTGCGCTGGTGCTTCAGTAGGTCGGAGGAGCGGGCAAAGGTGCGGCTGCAGCTGCGGCACTGGAAGGCCTTCTTCCCGGCGTGGGTGCGCTGGTGGTTGGCCAGGTTGACCAGCTGCCCGAAGGTGCGGCCGCAGACTTCGCAGCGGTGGGGCCTCTCGACGGCCTGGCCCCGGGACGGCAGGTCAGGGCAACGAGACCCCTCCTCGCCAACATGGGCTTGCCGCCGGTGGTGCAGCAGCTTGGAGGAGGCAGCGAAGGACTTGCCACAGGCCCCGCACTGATAAGGGCGCTCGCCGTCATGGGCCCGCCTATGCATAGCCAGCGAGGAGTCATAGGCGAAGCGTCGGTGGCACACTGGGCACTCGTACGGACGCTCGCCGGCGTGGCTGCGCCGGTGCACGGCCAGTTGGGTGGGCTGTGCGAA
This genomic window from Narcine bancroftii isolate sNarBan1 chromosome 3, sNarBan1.hap1, whole genome shotgun sequence contains:
- the LOC138758333 gene encoding zinc finger protein ZFP2-like isoform X1, with the protein product MDGKDVTCQQDHSLRVQEVKEMVKMEEECTEEEEPEVEELEVEGPEVEETEDLCMEDQEEEEAGGQARDFLQRPRRAMGRQVVRRRQDPSPCLSDPPISRPFRCLQCPRTFAQSSTFLTHRRTHTSERPFLCPQCPRAFAQYSTLLTHQRTHTSSKEPVVDISGEGPEQMPVETPHCCPDCGKAYATPAQLLVHRSTHTGDRPFLCDVCQEAFAQPTQLAVHRRSHAGERPYECPVCHRRFAYDSSLAMHRRAHDGERPYQCGACGKSFAASSKLLHHRRQAHVGEEGSRCPDLPSRGQAVERPHRCEVCGRTFGQLVNLANHQRTHAGKKAFQCRSCSRTFARSSDLLKHQRTHTGERPFQCELCDRSFTQLSTLLNHQRIHLGEKPHHCEACGRSFTQLSTLLNHQRTHTGERPFKCETCDKAFAQSSSLLNHRRIHSGERPFQCPLCAKSFSTSSSLSVHQRSHT